One region of Polaromonas hydrogenivorans genomic DNA includes:
- a CDS encoding hemerythrin domain-containing protein, translated as MTSDAKSKATNIIRAEHRALGAVINNIKAMLIEVQAQRMKMDFPLFWAMVYYIDAFPDRLHHPKEDDWLFARLKQRTQQADGLIDALQSQHQAEAAALGSIRRDLGNFEAGVPGSLETLQTTVAAYADFTWKHLRAEENELLPLAEAHLLASDWDAIAHAFAQNADPLMGSADSALFDALFHDIVKRTPAPLGLGAA; from the coding sequence ATGACGAGCGATGCTAAATCCAAGGCCACCAACATCATTCGCGCGGAACACCGGGCTTTAGGCGCCGTGATCAACAACATCAAGGCGATGCTGATCGAAGTCCAGGCGCAGCGCATGAAGATGGATTTCCCGCTCTTTTGGGCCATGGTCTATTACATCGACGCGTTTCCTGACCGTCTGCATCACCCGAAAGAAGACGACTGGCTGTTCGCACGCCTGAAGCAGCGCACGCAGCAGGCCGACGGCCTGATTGACGCCCTGCAGAGCCAGCACCAGGCGGAGGCGGCAGCCTTGGGCAGCATCCGGCGCGACCTGGGGAACTTCGAAGCCGGCGTGCCTGGAAGCCTGGAGACGCTGCAAACCACCGTCGCGGCCTATGCCGACTTCACCTGGAAGCACCTGCGCGCGGAGGAAAACGAACTCTTGCCGCTTGCAGAGGCGCACCTTCTGGCATCGGACTGGGATGCCATTGCCCATGCCTTTGCACAAAACGCAGATCCCCTGATGGGCTCGGCGGATAGCGCGTTGTTTGACGCGCTGTTTCACGACATCGTCAAACGCACCCCTGCGCCCCTGGGTCTGGGTGCAGCCTGA
- the nagH gene encoding dalicylate 5-hydroxylase small oxygenase NagH: MIDFKTYFELLNLYSDYAMVCDSSEWEKWPEFFVEEGTYRLQPRENFDQGLPLCLLALESKNMIRDRVYGVKETMYHDPYYQRHIVGTPRVVSVARDIYGERITSEANYTVIRTKFDGDSTVFNVGYYRDVIVRTPEGLKFQSRLCVYDSEMIANSIIYPI; the protein is encoded by the coding sequence ATGATCGACTTCAAGACTTACTTCGAACTGCTCAATCTCTACAGCGACTACGCCATGGTCTGCGATTCGTCAGAGTGGGAAAAATGGCCCGAATTCTTTGTGGAAGAAGGCACGTACCGGCTTCAGCCGCGCGAGAACTTCGACCAGGGCCTACCCCTTTGCCTGCTGGCGCTCGAGAGCAAGAACATGATCCGCGACCGGGTGTATGGCGTCAAGGAAACGATGTACCACGACCCGTACTACCAGCGCCACATCGTGGGCACGCCCCGCGTGGTGTCCGTGGCGCGTGACATCTACGGCGAGCGCATCACCTCGGAAGCGAACTACACCGTGATCCGCACCAAGTTCGATGGCGATTCGACGGTCTTCAATGTGGGTTACTACCGCGATGTCATCGTGAGGACGCCGGAAGGGCTGAAGTTCCAGTCGCGTCTGTGCGTCTACGACAGCGAAATGATCGCCAACTCGATCATCTATCCCATTTAA
- a CDS encoding branched-chain amino acid ABC transporter permease, giving the protein MSASLLIAQLLNGLQYGVMLFLLAAGLTLVFGIMSFVNLAHGSLYMLGAYAAAVVGAYTDSFALGVLAAVVTGVVVGLVLEWVAVSRLYRRDHLDHVLATFGLVLFFNEVVRMIWGPQPVFVSLPESLSGTVEFLGFSYPTYRFLIIAVGLAVAAGSQWLIHKTRVGMLIRAGSVNPQMVGALGVNIGLLNAMLFALGSALAALAGAMAGPILSVQSGMGEPVLITTLVVIVIGGIGSVHGALYAGIIVGMVDTLGRTFLPMLIRVFADREVANAAGPALASMLIYLLMAVILAWRPQGLFPAFKVKS; this is encoded by the coding sequence ATGTCAGCGTCCTTGCTCATCGCGCAGTTGCTCAACGGCCTGCAGTACGGCGTCATGCTGTTTCTGCTGGCCGCCGGCCTGACCCTAGTGTTTGGCATCATGAGCTTCGTCAACCTGGCGCACGGTTCGCTGTACATGCTGGGCGCTTATGCTGCGGCCGTGGTCGGTGCGTACACCGACTCCTTTGCTCTGGGTGTGCTCGCGGCGGTGGTGACCGGTGTGGTTGTCGGGCTTGTACTCGAATGGGTTGCAGTCTCCAGGCTCTACCGGCGTGACCACCTCGACCATGTATTGGCGACCTTTGGCCTGGTGCTCTTCTTCAATGAAGTGGTGCGCATGATCTGGGGGCCGCAGCCTGTCTTTGTGTCGCTGCCCGAGTCGCTTTCCGGCACCGTTGAGTTCCTGGGCTTCAGCTACCCCACCTATCGCTTCCTGATCATTGCGGTGGGCCTGGCGGTGGCCGCTGGCAGCCAGTGGCTAATCCACAAGACCCGCGTGGGGATGCTGATACGCGCCGGTTCGGTCAACCCGCAGATGGTGGGCGCGCTGGGCGTGAACATCGGACTGCTCAACGCCATGCTGTTCGCGCTGGGTTCGGCCCTGGCGGCGCTGGCCGGTGCCATGGCCGGGCCTATCCTGTCGGTGCAAAGTGGCATGGGCGAGCCCGTCCTCATCACGACGCTGGTGGTGATCGTGATTGGCGGCATTGGCTCGGTGCATGGCGCGCTGTATGCCGGAATCATTGTCGGCATGGTCGATACGCTGGGGCGAACCTTTCTGCCCATGCTCATCCGCGTCTTTGCCGACCGGGAAGTCGCCAACGCCGCCGGTCCCGCCCTGGCTTCCATGCTGATTTACCTGCTGATGGCAGTGATTCTGGCGTGGCGTCCGCAAGGCCTGTTTCCCGCATTCAAGGTCAAATCATGA
- a CDS encoding ABC transporter substrate-binding protein: MKFHSIVKTIACSTAALCLSAAHAEVKIGFTGPLSGPVAAVGQDQYDGFMLGIEALGQKLGGEAVTVLREDDQLKPELGNQIARKLIDRDKVDAIVGLGFSNVLMASLPRIVESKTVAIATNAGPSPLAGAGCLPNVFSMAWQNDGTAEAMGKFAQDSGYKRVYLMAPNYQAGKDYVAGFKRYFKGQVLDEVYTQVNQPDYSAEIAQLQSAGPDAVFVFYPGGMGVNFVKQFSQAGLMKKLPLLSAFTVDGTTLPSLRDAAVGTISGAMWDVALKTPGNAEFIASFTKKYGRVPSHYAAVGYDTAKLLDIAVRKVKGNTADKAAFAVAVKSAGSELKSIRGSFRFNTNNMPVQNYYAFQTVKEGTVVTVKLLSTPLPDHQDSYVAQCKVK; encoded by the coding sequence ATGAAATTCCATTCCATCGTCAAGACCATTGCGTGCAGTACCGCCGCTTTGTGCCTGTCTGCCGCTCATGCGGAGGTAAAAATTGGCTTTACAGGTCCTCTGTCCGGCCCGGTCGCTGCGGTGGGCCAAGACCAGTACGACGGTTTCATGCTGGGCATCGAAGCCTTGGGGCAAAAGCTCGGTGGCGAGGCGGTCACGGTCTTGCGCGAAGATGACCAGCTCAAGCCCGAGTTGGGCAACCAGATTGCGCGCAAGCTGATTGACCGCGACAAGGTGGACGCGATTGTGGGATTGGGATTCTCCAATGTGCTGATGGCGAGTTTGCCGCGCATCGTGGAATCCAAGACCGTCGCCATCGCCACCAATGCAGGCCCGTCCCCGCTGGCCGGTGCCGGTTGCCTGCCCAATGTGTTCTCCATGGCCTGGCAAAACGACGGCACGGCCGAGGCGATGGGCAAGTTCGCGCAGGACAGCGGCTACAAGCGCGTCTATCTGATGGCGCCCAACTACCAAGCCGGCAAGGACTATGTCGCCGGCTTCAAGCGCTATTTCAAGGGCCAGGTGCTTGACGAGGTGTACACCCAGGTCAACCAGCCCGACTATTCCGCCGAGATCGCGCAGTTGCAGTCTGCCGGACCCGATGCCGTGTTCGTGTTCTATCCGGGCGGCATGGGCGTGAACTTCGTCAAGCAGTTCAGCCAGGCCGGCCTGATGAAGAAGCTCCCGCTGCTGTCCGCCTTCACCGTGGATGGAACCACCCTGCCCTCCTTGCGCGATGCCGCCGTCGGAACCATTTCGGGCGCGATGTGGGACGTGGCGCTGAAGACGCCGGGCAATGCCGAGTTCATTGCCAGCTTCACCAAAAAGTACGGTCGCGTCCCCAGCCATTACGCCGCGGTAGGGTATGACACCGCCAAGCTGCTGGACATTGCCGTGCGCAAGGTCAAGGGAAACACGGCCGACAAGGCGGCATTCGCAGTTGCGGTCAAGTCCGCAGGGTCCGAGTTGAAATCCATCCGGGGTTCCTTCCGGTTCAACACCAACAACATGCCGGTTCAGAACTACTACGCCTTCCAGACCGTCAAGGAAGGCACTGTGGTCACCGTCAAACTTTTGAGCACACCGCTGCCGGATCACCAGGATTCCTACGTCGCGCAATGCAAGGTTAAGTGA
- the nagG gene encoding salicylate 5-hydroxylase large oxygenase NagG, with protein MSETNTVFPESPAWPGEGTSRVPFWAYTREDLYKKELDRLFYNGHWCYVGLEAEIPNAGDFRRTVIGERSVIMVRDPDGSVNVIENVCAHRGMRFCRERNGHAKDFFCPYHQWNYSLKGDLQGVPFIRGVKQEGKVNGGMPKDFKVADHGLTKLKVAVRGGVVFASFDHDVEPFEEFLGPTILKYFDRVFDGRKLEILGYRRQRIPGNWKLMQENIKDPYHPGLLHTWFSTFGLWRADNKSELKMDDKFRHAAMISTRGQGGKNADVVSGVDSFKDQMKVNDPRLLDIVPEPWWGGPTAVMTTIFPSVIIQQQVNSVSTRHIQPNGHGSFDFVWTHFGFADDTPEMKERRLIQANLFGPAGFVSADDGEVIEWSQQGFEQKPAHRTVIEMGGRDIGDTDHMVTETLIRGMYDYWRKVMGE; from the coding sequence ATGAGTGAAACCAACACCGTGTTCCCCGAAAGCCCTGCGTGGCCAGGGGAAGGAACCAGCCGGGTGCCCTTCTGGGCCTATACCCGTGAAGATCTGTACAAGAAGGAACTGGACCGCCTGTTCTACAACGGTCACTGGTGCTACGTGGGCCTGGAAGCCGAAATACCCAACGCAGGCGACTTCAGGCGCACCGTGATTGGCGAGCGCTCCGTCATCATGGTGCGCGATCCGGACGGCAGCGTGAATGTGATCGAAAACGTCTGCGCCCACCGGGGCATGCGTTTTTGCCGCGAGCGCAACGGCCATGCCAAGGACTTCTTCTGCCCCTATCACCAGTGGAACTACAGCCTCAAGGGCGACCTGCAGGGCGTGCCTTTCATTCGCGGCGTCAAGCAGGAGGGCAAAGTCAATGGCGGCATGCCCAAGGACTTCAAGGTGGCCGATCATGGGCTGACCAAGCTCAAGGTGGCCGTGCGCGGCGGCGTGGTGTTCGCCTCGTTTGACCACGACGTGGAGCCGTTCGAGGAATTTCTTGGCCCCACGATTTTGAAATACTTTGACCGCGTGTTTGATGGCCGCAAGCTGGAGATTCTGGGCTACCGGCGCCAGCGCATTCCTGGAAACTGGAAGCTGATGCAGGAAAACATCAAGGATCCGTATCACCCCGGCCTGCTGCACACCTGGTTCTCCACTTTCGGCCTGTGGCGCGCGGATAACAAGTCCGAATTGAAGATGGACGACAAGTTCCGCCACGCCGCCATGATTTCCACCCGGGGACAGGGCGGCAAGAACGCCGATGTGGTATCTGGCGTGGACAGCTTCAAGGACCAGATGAAGGTCAATGATCCGCGTTTGCTGGACATCGTGCCGGAGCCCTGGTGGGGCGGCCCCACGGCCGTGATGACCACGATTTTCCCAAGCGTGATCATCCAGCAGCAGGTCAACAGCGTGTCCACGCGGCATATCCAGCCCAACGGCCACGGCTCTTTTGACTTTGTCTGGACGCACTTCGGCTTTGCCGACGACACGCCAGAAATGAAAGAACGCCGCCTGATCCAGGCTAATCTGTTCGGACCTGCAGGCTTCGTCTCAGCCGACGACGGCGAAGTCATCGAATGGTCACAACAGGGTTTCGAGCAAAAACCGGCGCACCGCACCGTGATCGAGATGGGCGGGCGCGACATTGGCGACACCGATCACATGGTCACCGAGACCCTGATCCGTGGCATGTACGACTACTGGCGCAAGGTGATGGGGGAATAA
- a CDS encoding cupin domain-containing protein — protein MQDNNRFDTLGRLEDLPQAYRDQLTQRNLVPLWPSLRGVLPPNIPTRKTQTTHWPYREIRELLIEAGELTPIEKAERRVLVLANPGHGLTNMQASAAMYLGMQLLLPGELAPAHRHTPNAVRMVVEGEGAWTLVGGEKCPMHRGDLILTPTGLWHEHGHDGKDPVIWLDVLDLPLIYYTETSYHLEGPSQSATSSQGFKAYARGGVAPTKVFQRADKAYPMLRYPWADAKAALLSLAEEQAGSDAVQVTYVNPETGADAENILGFYALMLRPGETLRLPARSPAQVFHQIEGQSDVEVEATCFTMVEADTCCAPGYTAVTLKNRSATTPAFLFVADEAPLHRKLGVYENRG, from the coding sequence ATGCAAGACAACAATCGATTTGATACCCTGGGGCGTCTGGAAGACTTGCCGCAGGCCTACCGCGACCAGCTCACCCAACGCAACCTGGTTCCCCTGTGGCCCAGCCTGCGTGGCGTGTTGCCGCCGAACATTCCGACGCGCAAGACACAGACCACGCATTGGCCCTATCGCGAGATTCGCGAGTTGTTGATTGAGGCCGGTGAGTTGACGCCCATCGAGAAGGCCGAGCGCCGCGTGCTGGTGCTGGCCAATCCGGGGCACGGCCTGACCAATATGCAGGCCAGCGCGGCCATGTACCTGGGCATGCAGCTGCTGCTGCCGGGAGAACTGGCGCCAGCCCACCGCCATACGCCCAACGCGGTTCGCATGGTGGTCGAGGGCGAGGGCGCATGGACCCTGGTGGGTGGCGAAAAATGCCCCATGCACCGAGGTGATCTGATCCTGACGCCCACTGGCCTGTGGCATGAGCACGGCCATGATGGCAAAGATCCGGTGATCTGGCTGGATGTATTGGATCTGCCGCTGATCTACTACACGGAGACCTCATACCATCTGGAAGGCCCCAGCCAGAGCGCCACATCCAGTCAAGGCTTCAAGGCCTATGCCCGTGGTGGCGTGGCGCCCACCAAGGTGTTTCAGCGCGCGGACAAGGCTTATCCCATGCTGCGCTATCCCTGGGCCGATGCCAAGGCGGCCTTGCTGTCGCTGGCCGAGGAGCAAGCAGGATCGGACGCAGTTCAAGTCACCTACGTGAATCCCGAGACCGGCGCGGACGCGGAAAACATTCTGGGCTTTTATGCGCTGATGTTGCGTCCCGGCGAGACCTTGCGCCTGCCAGCACGCTCACCGGCCCAGGTATTCCATCAGATTGAAGGCCAGAGCGATGTCGAAGTGGAGGCTACCTGCTTCACGATGGTCGAAGCCGACACTTGCTGCGCGCCCGGCTATACCGCCGTGACGCTGAAGAACCGCTCTGCCACGACGCCAGCGTTCTTGTTTGTGGCCGATGAAGCGCCACTGCACCGCAAGCTCGGCGTGTACGAAAACCGAGGCTGA
- the nagAb gene encoding naphthalene 1,2-dioxygenase/salicylate 5-hydroxylase systems ferredoxin NagAb, with amino-acid sequence MAENWTDAAALADVPEGDVMAVQVAGKEIALYEVEGEVFATDNFCTHGHARMSDGFLEGREIECPLHQGRFDVCTGQALCAPLTENIKTYAVRIENMRVMLNLD; translated from the coding sequence ATGGCTGAAAACTGGACGGATGCCGCAGCCCTTGCGGATGTTCCCGAGGGTGATGTGATGGCGGTGCAGGTGGCGGGCAAGGAGATTGCTCTGTACGAAGTGGAAGGCGAAGTCTTCGCAACGGACAACTTCTGCACCCATGGCCATGCGCGCATGAGTGACGGCTTTCTCGAAGGCCGTGAAATCGAATGCCCCTTGCATCAGGGCAGGTTCGATGTATGCACCGGCCAGGCCCTGTGCGCACCGCTGACCGAGAACATCAAGACCTACGCGGTCCGCATCGAGAACATGCGCGTGATGTTGAACCTCGACTGA
- a CDS encoding fumarylacetoacetate hydrolase family protein yields MIMTQYLFSAPPVMSVSVRGLDASFPINRLFFVGRNYHAHAVEMGRPVDKSVERPFYFTKAPQTLTASGATVAYPPETGNYHFEMEMVVAIGKAGFRVKAEDAHTLIYGYAAGLDMTRRDLQLVARDKGRPWDLGKDVEQSSVCSDIVPMEGVVIDSGAIALEVNGQTKQSSNVDKLIWNVREIIADLSLFYHLQPGDLIYTGTPEGVGPVVAGDKITGRVEGVAEVALTVGEPE; encoded by the coding sequence ATGATCATGACCCAATACCTGTTTAGCGCCCCACCCGTAATGTCCGTTTCCGTTCGTGGCCTGGACGCCAGCTTCCCGATCAATCGGCTGTTCTTTGTCGGCCGCAACTACCATGCCCATGCAGTGGAGATGGGGCGTCCGGTGGACAAGTCGGTGGAGCGCCCGTTTTACTTCACCAAGGCGCCGCAGACCCTGACAGCTTCGGGCGCCACCGTGGCTTACCCACCCGAGACCGGCAACTACCACTTCGAGATGGAGATGGTTGTGGCGATTGGCAAGGCAGGCTTTCGCGTGAAGGCCGAAGACGCCCACACGCTGATCTACGGCTACGCCGCCGGCCTGGACATGACGCGGCGCGACCTGCAACTGGTCGCGCGCGACAAGGGCCGTCCCTGGGACCTGGGCAAGGACGTGGAGCAGTCGTCCGTCTGCTCGGACATCGTGCCGATGGAAGGTGTGGTGATTGACAGCGGCGCCATCGCCCTGGAAGTCAATGGCCAGACCAAGCAGTCGTCCAATGTAGACAAGCTGATCTGGAATGTCCGTGAAATCATCGCTGACCTGTCGCTTTTTTACCACCTGCAGCCCGGCGACCTGATTTACACCGGCACGCCCGAAGGCGTGGGCCCGGTGGTGGCTGGCGACAAGATTACCGGTCGCGTCGAAGGTGTGGCCGAGGTGGCCCTGACGGTAGGCGAACCCGAGTAA
- a CDS encoding branched-chain amino acid ABC transporter permease: protein MKNLLRPAQLIPVLLLLALAVLPPIAAGLDDNFWVSFFARVLVYAIAASALNIALGFGGLVSLGHALFIGIGMYSVSLPAYYGVSSGWVHLGICVLACAAVGGLTGLISLRTSGIAFIMITLAFAQMGYFVIVSLKQYGGDDGMSITAASDFFGLQLNTPLAVYYCAWGLLAGLTYWVMRLRASPFGMALRAGRQNARRVMSVGLALQRYQLAAYILSAILCGVAGLLLANLNAYASPSSMAWTVSGELIVMVVLGGLGSVFGPLLGALAFLGAEELLKAATEHWMAVFGLAILAVAMLGKTGLAGWLESLSTKESKA from the coding sequence ATGAAAAATCTGCTACGACCGGCGCAGCTCATACCAGTGCTCCTGCTGCTGGCACTGGCCGTGCTGCCCCCGATTGCCGCCGGGCTTGATGACAACTTTTGGGTGTCATTTTTTGCCCGCGTGCTGGTGTACGCCATTGCTGCGAGCGCCTTGAACATTGCGCTGGGCTTCGGCGGCCTGGTCAGCCTGGGACATGCCCTCTTTATCGGCATTGGCATGTACAGCGTATCGCTGCCTGCCTACTATGGCGTGTCTTCCGGCTGGGTCCATCTGGGCATCTGCGTGCTGGCGTGTGCAGCAGTTGGGGGCCTGACCGGGCTGATCAGCCTGCGCACCTCCGGTATCGCCTTCATCATGATCACGCTGGCTTTCGCGCAAATGGGCTACTTTGTCATTGTCAGCCTCAAGCAGTATGGCGGTGACGACGGCATGAGCATTACTGCTGCCAGTGATTTTTTTGGCCTGCAATTGAACACGCCCTTGGCGGTCTATTACTGCGCCTGGGGCTTGCTGGCGGGCCTGACCTACTGGGTCATGCGTCTGCGGGCCTCGCCCTTTGGCATGGCCTTGCGCGCAGGACGCCAGAATGCCCGGCGGGTCATGTCCGTGGGATTGGCGCTGCAGCGCTACCAGCTTGCCGCCTACATTTTGTCCGCCATCTTGTGCGGCGTGGCGGGCTTGCTGCTGGCCAATCTGAACGCCTATGCTTCGCCCAGCAGCATGGCCTGGACGGTATCGGGTGAACTGATCGTCATGGTGGTGCTGGGGGGCTTGGGCAGCGTCTTTGGGCCACTGTTGGGCGCGCTGGCCTTTCTCGGCGCCGAAGAGTTACTCAAAGCCGCCACCGAGCATTGGATGGCGGTGTTTGGTCTGGCCATTTTGGCCGTTGCCATGCTGGGAAAAACCGGCCTGGCAGGCTGGCTGGAGAGCCTGAGCACCAAGGAGTCCAAAGCATGA
- a CDS encoding ABC transporter ATP-binding protein, giving the protein MKPLLNVTGLKAGYGAAQVLFGVDLSMAEGEVITLLGRNGMGRSTTIKCLFGLLEPKAGEIEFGGKRTERLPSHQIAKLGLGLVPEGRQIFPNLTVEENLIATARSNAANGLKHWSLERVYGFFPRLQERRSNMGSQLSGGEQQMLAIGRALLTNPRLVVLDEATEGLAPLIRAEIWHALGELKSEGLSLIVIDKNLGPLLELADRHFVLEKGLVVWSGTSTQLRADPRIVHEYLGV; this is encoded by the coding sequence ATGAAGCCTTTATTGAACGTGACGGGTTTGAAGGCTGGTTATGGCGCGGCACAAGTGCTCTTTGGCGTCGATCTGTCGATGGCCGAGGGCGAGGTGATCACCTTGCTGGGGCGCAACGGCATGGGCCGCTCGACCACCATCAAGTGCCTGTTTGGATTGTTGGAGCCCAAGGCAGGAGAAATCGAGTTTGGCGGCAAGCGCACGGAGCGCCTGCCGTCGCACCAGATCGCCAAGCTGGGCTTGGGCCTGGTGCCCGAAGGGCGCCAGATTTTCCCGAACCTGACGGTGGAAGAAAACCTGATTGCCACGGCGCGCAGCAATGCCGCCAATGGCCTGAAGCACTGGAGCCTGGAGCGGGTGTATGGCTTCTTCCCGCGATTGCAAGAGCGCCGCAGCAACATGGGCTCGCAGCTCTCCGGCGGTGAGCAGCAAATGCTGGCCATCGGCCGGGCCTTGCTGACCAATCCGCGCCTGGTCGTGCTGGACGAAGCGACCGAAGGACTGGCGCCACTCATTCGCGCGGAAATCTGGCACGCGCTGGGGGAACTGAAGTCCGAAGGTCTTTCCCTGATCGTGATCGACAAAAACCTGGGCCCCTTGCTGGAGTTGGCAGATCGCCATTTCGTGCTGGAAAAGGGCTTGGTCGTCTGGTCCGGTACTTCGACCCAATTGCGCGCTGACCCGCGCATCGTGCATGAGTACTTGGGTGTTTAA
- a CDS encoding 2Fe-2S iron-sulfur cluster-binding protein: protein MELVVEPLNVRLNVDSGSNLLDVLIANQLPISYSCMSGRCGTCRCRVLSGQVRSSGPEAGRPHSDKDDYVLACQSVLTDNCTIELPEVDEVVVHTARIVKGTVTAIEEATHDIRRIRVKLAKPIEFSPGQYATLQFTPEHIRPYSMASLCDDAEMEFQIRRAPDGRVTAFVFDDLQVGAAIRVSGPLGGAYLRQKHTGPMLCVGGGTGLAPVLSIVRGALAAGMQNPIHLYFGVRSAQDVYDAERLQALAAAHPNLTVHIVVATGPAGPGQRSGLVTDAIEKDLKTLTGWRAYLCGAPVMVDALNLLVTRMGLAPSQVHADAFYPSGV, encoded by the coding sequence ATGGAACTCGTCGTAGAACCCCTCAACGTGCGCCTGAACGTGGACAGCGGAAGCAATCTGCTGGACGTGCTGATCGCCAACCAATTGCCCATTTCCTACAGCTGCATGTCGGGGCGCTGCGGCACCTGCCGTTGCCGCGTGCTGTCCGGTCAGGTGCGCAGCAGCGGCCCTGAAGCTGGCAGACCCCACTCTGACAAGGACGACTATGTGCTGGCCTGCCAGTCGGTGCTGACCGATAACTGCACCATCGAATTGCCCGAGGTGGACGAGGTCGTGGTGCATACCGCACGCATCGTCAAGGGCACGGTGACGGCCATCGAAGAGGCCACTCATGACATTCGCCGCATCCGGGTCAAGTTGGCCAAGCCGATTGAGTTCAGTCCGGGGCAATATGCAACGCTGCAATTTACGCCCGAACATATCCGGCCCTACTCGATGGCCAGCTTGTGCGATGACGCTGAAATGGAATTCCAGATTCGCCGGGCGCCCGATGGCCGGGTCACCGCATTCGTCTTTGATGACTTGCAGGTGGGGGCGGCGATTCGCGTCAGCGGACCGCTGGGTGGCGCCTACCTGCGGCAAAAGCATACTGGCCCAATGCTCTGCGTGGGGGGTGGAACGGGCCTGGCGCCGGTGCTGTCCATTGTGCGCGGCGCGTTGGCGGCGGGCATGCAAAACCCTATTCATCTCTACTTTGGTGTGCGTAGTGCACAGGACGTGTACGACGCCGAGCGCCTGCAGGCCCTGGCCGCCGCACATCCGAATTTGACTGTCCACATCGTCGTGGCCACCGGCCCTGCCGGTCCAGGCCAGCGCAGCGGTCTGGTCACCGACGCCATTGAAAAAGATCTGAAAACTTTGACAGGCTGGCGCGCTTACCTGTGCGGCGCCCCCGTCATGGTCGATGCCTTGAACCTTCTCGTCACCCGCATGGGCCTGGCGCCAAGCCAAGTTCACGCGGATGCGTTCTACCCCAGCGGCGTCTGA
- a CDS encoding ABC transporter ATP-binding protein — MKTLLQTEALIKRYGAILVTDQVSLDVREGELHAIIGPNGAGKTTLINQLSGELGSDSGHIRFGDEDVTALGINARARMGLVRSYQITSVFDEFTVLENATLAALGARTHAFRFWRSLLGDREALAAAQEGIEAAGLSARTHAPASELGYGERRQLELAMALAARPKFLLLDEPMAGMSVQESAAVVALLKSLKRKYTILLVEHDMNAVFALADRISVLVYGRLMVTGTPEEIRGNEEVRAIYLGEEEIA, encoded by the coding sequence ATGAAGACGCTGCTGCAAACCGAAGCCCTTATCAAACGCTACGGCGCCATCCTGGTCACAGACCAGGTGTCTCTGGATGTCAGGGAAGGCGAACTGCACGCCATCATCGGCCCCAATGGCGCAGGCAAGACCACCTTGATCAACCAGCTGTCGGGTGAGTTGGGCTCGGACAGCGGGCATATCCGCTTTGGCGATGAAGACGTGACGGCCCTGGGCATCAATGCGCGCGCCCGCATGGGCTTGGTGCGCTCCTACCAGATCACCTCGGTGTTCGATGAATTCACGGTACTGGAAAACGCCACGCTGGCCGCCCTGGGTGCGCGCACCCATGCGTTCCGGTTCTGGCGCTCCCTGCTCGGCGACCGCGAGGCCCTGGCTGCGGCGCAGGAAGGCATAGAGGCTGCCGGGCTCAGCGCGCGCACCCATGCACCGGCATCGGAACTGGGCTATGGCGAGCGCCGCCAGTTGGAGCTGGCCATGGCGCTGGCGGCGCGGCCGAAATTTCTGCTGCTCGATGAGCCAATGGCGGGCATGAGCGTGCAGGAGTCGGCTGCCGTGGTTGCGCTGCTCAAGTCGCTCAAACGCAAGTACACGATTTTGCTGGTCGAGCATGACATGAACGCGGTGTTCGCACTGGCAGACCGCATCAGCGTGCTGGTTTATGGTCGCCTGATGGTGACGGGTACCCCCGAGGAAATTCGTGGCAATGAAGAAGTGCGTGCCATTTATCTCGGTGAAGAGGAGATCGCTTGA